Proteins from one Desmodus rotundus isolate HL8 chromosome 9, HLdesRot8A.1, whole genome shotgun sequence genomic window:
- the DNAAF19 gene encoding coiled-coil domain-containing protein 103 isoform X1, giving the protein MSDKLSGVFWVLLWASKESRCTLFPLLLTFLLCPFPLPSQAQAMERNDTIDFKALEKELQAAITADEKYQRENAAKLRAVEQRVASYEEFRGIVLASHLKPLERKDKIGGKRTVPWNCHTTQGTSSQDETTDFSPEKTLLQPETSAEFYRDWRRYLRSGPERYQALLQIGGPKLGQLFQTDVGFGLLGELLVALADHVRPADRLVVLGILRSLAGTRRFALNLSLMSHAERSSCKGLFQKLQAMGAPTPVKEGLSQGEQALEGQPGGLQEEERLLQELLELYQVDF; this is encoded by the exons ATGAGTGACAAGTTATCCGGAGTGTTTTGGGTCCTTTTGTGGGCTAGCAAAGAATCCAGGTGCActctctttcctctgttattGACTTTCCTCTTGTGTCCATTCCCTTTGCCTTCCCAGGCACAGGCCATGGAGAGGAATGACACCATTGACTTCAAGGCTTTGGAGAAAGAGCTGCAGGCTGCAATCACTGCTGATGAGAAGTACCAGCGGGAGAACGCTGCCAAGTTACGGGCAGTGGAGCAGAGGGTGGCTTCCTATGAGGAGTTCAG GGGTATTGTCCTGGCATCACATCTGAAGCCACTGGAGCGGAAAGACAAGATAGGAGGAAAGAGGACCGTGCCCTGGAACTGTCACACTACTCAGGGAACGTCCTCTCAGGACGAAACCACTGACTTCTCCCCG GAGAAAACACTGCTGCAGCCAGAGACCTCAGCAGAGTTCTACCGGGACTGGCGGCGATACTTGCGGAGTGGGCCGGAGCGCTATCAGGCCCTGCTGCAGATTGGAGGTCCCAAGCTGGGCCAGCTTTTCCAGACGGACGTGGGGTTTGGACTTCTAGGGGAGCTGCTGGTGGCACTGGCTGATCACGTGAGGCCAGCTGACCGGCTGGTGGTGCTGGGGATCCTGCGCAGCCTGGCCGGCACCAGGCGCTTTGCCCTGAATCTGAGCCTGATGAGCCACGCAGAGAGATCGAGCTGCAAAGGCTTGTTTCAGAAGCTGCAGGCCATGGGCGCCCCCACGCCTGTGAAGGAGGGTCTCAGCCAGGGGGAGCAGGCTCTGGAGGGGCAGCCTGGTGGGctccaggaggaggagaggctcCTACAAGAGCTGCTAGAGCTGTACCAAGTGGACTTTTAG
- the DNAAF19 gene encoding coiled-coil domain-containing protein 103 isoform X2: MERNDTIDFKALEKELQAAITADEKYQRENAAKLRAVEQRVASYEEFRGIVLASHLKPLERKDKIGGKRTVPWNCHTTQGTSSQDETTDFSPEKTLLQPETSAEFYRDWRRYLRSGPERYQALLQIGGPKLGQLFQTDVGFGLLGELLVALADHVRPADRLVVLGILRSLAGTRRFALNLSLMSHAERSSCKGLFQKLQAMGAPTPVKEGLSQGEQALEGQPGGLQEEERLLQELLELYQVDF, translated from the exons ATGGAGAGGAATGACACCATTGACTTCAAGGCTTTGGAGAAAGAGCTGCAGGCTGCAATCACTGCTGATGAGAAGTACCAGCGGGAGAACGCTGCCAAGTTACGGGCAGTGGAGCAGAGGGTGGCTTCCTATGAGGAGTTCAG GGGTATTGTCCTGGCATCACATCTGAAGCCACTGGAGCGGAAAGACAAGATAGGAGGAAAGAGGACCGTGCCCTGGAACTGTCACACTACTCAGGGAACGTCCTCTCAGGACGAAACCACTGACTTCTCCCCG GAGAAAACACTGCTGCAGCCAGAGACCTCAGCAGAGTTCTACCGGGACTGGCGGCGATACTTGCGGAGTGGGCCGGAGCGCTATCAGGCCCTGCTGCAGATTGGAGGTCCCAAGCTGGGCCAGCTTTTCCAGACGGACGTGGGGTTTGGACTTCTAGGGGAGCTGCTGGTGGCACTGGCTGATCACGTGAGGCCAGCTGACCGGCTGGTGGTGCTGGGGATCCTGCGCAGCCTGGCCGGCACCAGGCGCTTTGCCCTGAATCTGAGCCTGATGAGCCACGCAGAGAGATCGAGCTGCAAAGGCTTGTTTCAGAAGCTGCAGGCCATGGGCGCCCCCACGCCTGTGAAGGAGGGTCTCAGCCAGGGGGAGCAGGCTCTGGAGGGGCAGCCTGGTGGGctccaggaggaggagaggctcCTACAAGAGCTGCTAGAGCTGTACCAAGTGGACTTTTAG
- the FAM187A gene encoding Ig-like V-type domain-containing protein FAM187A: MNLAHAAVLLWAWGSLQAFEIVEKEDIFQRTPCPAFLMFDNAAYLADMSFELPCHCKPEEVPAVVWYYQKRLGSSHTTVLTDFDGRVLTEAAHVRVGSDLLARFSIRMFSLLVFRAQPEDAGLYFCGTRKGDYFYAYDVDIQSSEGMVATFEDLGQEPFADEYHGSLHVFTTFWEWTPCDRCGVRGEQWRIGLCYLQSPDLSPRYRKTLPDVVSCGSRAVPRKLQAQAKDHTPELLVQSCMVPCKNTTTARRGVMAIFNYLSKAGSRPWVPQVPIQYHQQRLGHGLIISCPGARPEHAVAWDKDHQCFYRTQYLKGVNRSMRVFIDHGNHLHIRFTQLNDRGIYYCWRQGVRIAGFRLGVTSRGHYKVSFSDPEVRSAVELTLIGYLLITAVFVTIHLCRCCCYLFRCYPSFSP; this comes from the coding sequence ATGAACCTGGCCCATGCCGCTGTGCTCCTGTGGGCGTGGGGGAGTCTCCAGGCCTTTGAAATTGTGGAGAAGGAGGACATTTTCCAGAggaccccctgccctgctttcCTGATGTTCGACAACGCGGCCTACCTGGCCGACATGAGCTTCGAGCTGCCCTGCCACTGTAAGCCCGAGGAGGTGCCTGCCGTTGTCTGGTACTATCAAAAGCGCCTGGGCAGCAGCCACACCACAGTTCTGACGGACTTTGACGGGCGCGTGCTGACGGAGGCAGCCCACGTGCGGGTGGGCAGTGACCTGCTGGCCCGCTTCAGCATTCGCATGTTCAGCCTGCTGGTTTTCCGGGCCCAGCCCGAGGACGCGggcttgtatttctgtggcacgCGCAAGGGGGACTACTTCTATGCCTACGACGTGGACATCCAGAGCAGTGAGGGGATGGTGGCCACCTTCGAGGACCTGGGCCAGGAGCCCTTTGCAGACGAGTACCATGGGAGCCTCCACGTCTTCACCACCTTCTGGGAGTGGACCCCCTGCGACCGCTGCGGGGTACGCGGGGAGCAGTGGCGCATTGGCCTGTGCTACCTGCAGAGCCCGGATCTCTCCCCACGCTACCGCAAGACCCTGCCAGACGTGGTATCCTGTGGTTCACGGGCCGTGCCACGGAAGCTTCAGGCCCAGGCCAAGGACCACACGCCCGAGCTGCTGGTTCAGAGCTGCATGGTGCCCTGCAAGAATACGACGACGGCCCGTCGGGGCGTGATGGCCATTTTCAACTACCTGTCCAAAGCGGGCAGCCGGCCCTGGGTGCCCCAGGTGCCCATTCAGTACCACCAGCAAAGGCTGGGCCATGGGCTCATCATCTCCTGTCCGGGGGCCCGGCCGGAGCATGCTGTGGCCTGGGACAAGGACCACCAGTGCTTCTATCGCACTCAGTACTTGAAGGGCGTCAACAGGTCCATGAGAGTGTTCATCGACCATGGCAATCACCTCCACATCCGCTTCACCCAGCTGAACGACAGGGGCATCTACTACTGCTGGCGACAAGGTGTGCGGATCGCTGGGTTCCGACTGGGTGTGACATCGCGGGGGCACTACAAGGTCTCATTCTCAGACCCCGAGGTCCGCTCCGCCGTGGAGCTCACCCTAATAGGGTACCTGCTCATCACGGCAGTCTTCGTCACCATTCACCTTTGTCGTTGCTGCTGCTACTTATTTCGCTGTTATCCCAGCTTCTCTCCCTAG